In Bufo bufo chromosome 1 unlocalized genomic scaffold, aBufBuf1.1 SUPER_1_unloc_1, whole genome shotgun sequence, one genomic interval encodes:
- the LOC120982688 gene encoding histone H2B 1.1, with the protein MPEPAKSAPAPKKGSKKAVTKVQKKDGKKRRKSRKESYAIYVYKVLKQVHPDTGISSKAMGIMNSFVNDIFERIAGEASRLAHYNKRSTITSREIQTAVRLLLPGELAKHAVSEGTKAVTKYTSAK; encoded by the coding sequence ATGCCCGAGCCAGCCAAGTCCGCCCCAGCGCCCAAGAAGGGCTCCAAGAAAGCCGTCACCAAGGTCCAGAAGAAGGACGGCAAGAAGCGGAGGAAGAGCAGGAAGGAGAGCTATGCCATCTACGTCTACAAGGTGCTGAAGCAGGTCCACCCCGACACCGGCATCTCCTCCAAGGCCATGGGCATCATGAACTCCTTCGTCAACGACATCTTCGAGCGCATCGCAGGGGAAGCCTCCCGCCTGGCTCACTACAACAAGCGCTCCACCATCACCTCCCGGGAGATCCAGACCGCCGTGCGCCTGCTGCTGCCCGGAGAGCTGGCCAAGCACGCCGTCTCCGAGGGCACCAAGGCCGTCACCAAGTACACCAGCGccaagtga
- the LOC120982677 gene encoding histone H2A type 1-like: MSGRGKQGGKVRAKAKTRSSRAGLQFPVGRVHRLLRKGNYAQRVGAGAPVYLAAVLEYLTAEILELAGNAARDNKKTRIIPRHLQLAVRNDEELNKLLGGVTIAQGGVLPNIQAVLLPKKTESTKSAKSK, from the coding sequence ATGTCTGGACGCGGCAAACAAGGAGGCAAAGTCCGGGCTAAGGCCAAGACCCGCTCCTCCCGGGCAGGGCTCCAGTTCCCGGTCGGCCGAGTGCACAGGCTCCTCCGCAAGGGCAACTACGCCCAGAGGGTGGGCGCCGGCGCTCCCGTCTACTTGGCCGCTGTGCTCGAGTATCTCACCGCCGAGATCCTGGAGCTGGCCGGCAATGCCGCCCGCGACAACAAGAAGACCCGCATCATCCCCCGCCACCTGCAGCTGGCCGTGCGCAACGACGAGGAGCTCAACAAGCTGCTGGGCGGCGTCACCATCGCCCAGGGAGGCGTCCTGCCCAACATCCAGGCCGTGCTGCTGCCCAAGAAGACCGAGAGCACCAAGTCGGCCAAGAGCAAGTGA